TCGTGGAACGACCCGGACGAGGAGTTCGAGGCCGCGGTGCACGCCTGGCTTGACCAGGTGCTCGACGGTCCGGTCGGCACCGAGATGACCGCGCTGGTGGGCCAGTTGGATGTCCATGCCCGCAATGACGCTCTCGGCCAGAAGCTGTTGTCGCTCACCGTCCCCGGTGTCCCCGACGTCTACCAGGGCACCGAACTCTGGGAGGACAGCCTGGTCGACCCGGACAACCGCAGGCCCGTGGACTACGCGGAACGGCGCGATGGGCTGGCCACGCTCGAGCACCCGAAGCTCCGTGTTGTGCGGGCCGCGCTGCACCTGCGCCGGCGGCGGCCGCAGACGTTCCTGTCCGGCGGTCACACGCCGGTGCTGCCGACGGGCGACGCGGCGCCACACCTGGTGTCGTTCCTGCGGGGCCACGACGTGCTGGTCGCGGTGAGCCGCTGGACGGTCACCCTTGCCGACGCGGGCTGGGGCGACACCGCACTTCCCCTGCCTGCGGGCACCTGGACCGACTGCCTCACCGGCGCACGGCATTCCGGATCTGTCTGTGCGGCAACCCTGTTCAAGGAACTTCCCGTGGCCCTGCTGGAGCGTGCCGATGACTGAGCACGAGTTCGCGGTCTGGGGGCCGCGTCCGGATCGGGTACAAGTCGACGTCGACGGCACGCTGTATCCGATGACGCGCTCAGGTGACGGATGGTGGCGGGCCACGGTCGCGGCCAACCCGGACAGCCGCTACGGGTTCGTCCTGGACGACGACGCCACGGTGCTCCCCGACCCGCGCTCCGCCCGCCAACCCGACGGTGTGCACGCCCGCTCGGCGCTGTGGGACGCCGCGGCGGCCACCTGGAGCGACGCGGATTGGGCCGGGCGCAGCATCGAGGGCGCCGTGATCTACGAACTTCACATCGGCACCTTCACCCCCGGTGGCACGTTCGACTCGGCGATCGAGCGACTGGACCATCTGGTGGACCTCGGCATCGACTTCGTCGAGATCATGCCCGTCAACGCCTTTGCGGGCCCGCGGGGTTGGGGATACGACGGCGTGCTCTGGTACGCGGTGCACGAACCCTACGGCGGGCCGGACGGCCTGGTGCGATTCGTGGACGCCTGCCACCGCCGCGGACTGGGCGTGCTGATCGACGCGGTGTTCAACCATCTGGGGCCGTCGGGGAACTACCTGCCGCGGTTCGGCCCCTACCTGTCGTCGGGCAGCAACCCGTGGGGTGAGGGCATCAACATCGCCGACGCCGACTCCGACGAGGTGCGCAATTACATCCTCGACTGCGCGCTGCGCTGGATGCGCGACTTCCACGCCGACGGACTGCGACTCGACGCGGTGCACGCCCTGGTCGACACCACGGCGATCCACATCCTCGAGGAGTTGGCCGCCGAGACCGACGCGCTGTCGGAACAGGTGGGTCGTCCCCTGTCTTTGATCGCCGAGAGTGACCGCAACGACCCGCGGTTCATCACGCCGCGCAGCCACGGCGGCTACGGCATGACCGCCCAGTGGGACGACGACATCCACCATGCGCTGCACACCGCCGTGTCGGGCGAAAACCACGGCTATTACTCCGATTTCGGCTCGATGGAGACGTTGGCTCATACTCTGCGGCACGGCTACTTCCACGCCGGAACGCATTCGTCGTTCCGCAGGCGCCGGCACGGCAGGCCGTTGGACACGTCGTTGATCCCCGGCTCACGTCTGCTGGCCTACACCAGCACCCACGATCAGGTGGGCAACCGGGCCATCGGCGACCGGCCCACGGCCTACCTGACCGACGGCCAACTGGCCGTCAGTGCTGCGCTGGCGTTGTTGACTCCGTTCACGGCGATGCTGTTCATGGGCGAGGAGTGGGCGGCCGACACCCCGTTCCAGTTCTTCAGTTCGCATCCCGAACCCGAATTGGGCGAGGCCACCAGGGTGGGGCGCAAGGCCGAGTTCGCCGAACACGGCTGGGACGCCGACGAGGTGCCCGACCCTCAGGACGAGCAGACGTTCCTGCGCTCGAAGTTGAATTGGACGGAACCCGCCGAGGACAGGCACGCGCGCATGCTGGGCCTGTACCGCGACCTGATTGCGTTGCGCCGCAAAGAAACTGATCTCACCGACTTCTGGCTCGACCACCTGGGTGTCGACTATGACGAGGACGCGCGCTGGATTGTGCTTAGGCGCGGTGCGTTGGCGATCGCCTGCAACCTGGGGTCGGACTCGGTGGCGGTCCCGGTGACGGGGGACGTCGTGTACGCCTGGGGAGAGCCACGCGTCGGCAGTGCCGCCACCGCGTTGGACGGGCAGTCGTTCGCGGTGCTGCGGACTGCTGAGGAACCGATCTAGGTCAAGTAGCGGTAGGCGGGTGAACCCGGCTCGAGCAGCTCGATATGGCACTCCGAATCGGACATCCGATCCAGCAGGCCCTCGAGGTCGGAGGCTGCGCCGAGTTGGATGCCGACCAGGGCCTCACCCGTCTCGCGGTTGTTGCGCTTGACGTACTCGAACAGCGTGACGTCGTCATTCGGGCCGAGCACCTCGTCGAGGAAGCGGCGCAGCGCGCCAGGCTCCTGGGGGAAGTCGACCAGGAAGTAGTGCTTGAGGCCCAGGTGGACCAGTGAGCGCTCCAGGACCTCGCCATAGCGGGAGACGTCGTTGTTGCCGCCGGAGATCAGGCAGACGACCGTCGATCCGGGTTCGACGTCGGCTTCCAGCAGGCCGGCCACCGACAGCGCGCCTGCGGGCTCGGCGATGATGCCCTCGTTCTGGTACAGATCCAGCATCGCGGTGCACACCGCACCCTCGTCGACCGTGGTGACCGACACCATGTCGCCGGCCGCGGCCAGTGCTTCGAAAGGCACTGCGCCGATCCGCGCGACCGCGGCGCCGTCAACGAACTGATCGACCTCGTCGAGGGTGACCGGCTCCCCCACGGCCAGGGCGGCCATCAGCGATGCGGCTCCGGCAGGCTCCACCCCCAGCACCGACGTCGAGTTTGTGCGTTCGGCGAGATAGCTCGCGATACCGCTGATGCACCCGCCGCCGCCGACGGGCACGACCACCTGATCGGGCTCACCATCGAGCTGATCGAGGATCTCGACCGCGATCGTGCCCTGCCCGGCCATGGTGCGGGGGTCGTTGTAGGGCGGCACCAGGGTGGCGCCGGTGCGCGCGACGTCGTCGAGCGCGGCCTCGGCCGCCAAGTCGTACGTCTTGCCACCGACGATCAGCTCGATCCAGTCGCCGCCGTGGTAGAGGATCCGGTCCCGCTTCTGCTTGGGCGTCTTCCCGGGGACGTAGACGCGCCCGTGGATACCCATGGACCGGCATGCCAGTGCAAAACCCTGCGCGTGGTTACCGGCCGACGAACACACCACACCCGCCGCGATCTCCTCCGGCGTCAACTGCATCAGCAGGTTGTAGGCGCCGCGCACCTTGTAGGACCGTACGACCTGCAGGTCCTCGCGTTTGAGGTAGACCAGTCCGCCAGTGAGCTGGGACAGCCGGTCACTGAACTGCAGCGGGGTCGGTGAGACGACGCCCGAAATTCGCTGAGCGGCCGCCTCGACGTCTGCCGCGGTCAGCGGCGACACCCGATGCTTCTGGCTCAGTTCAGTGGACACCGCTATATGGTGCCACGTGGGCTTTTGGCAACAGAAATCTTTACCGCACGTCAGCTCACGGGTGTGAGCACAAACACCGGTATCTGGCGATCCGTCTTCTTCTGATACTCGGCGTAGTCGGGCCAGGCCGCAACGGCCCGTTCCCACCACACCGCCTTCTCGTCGCCGAACACCTCGCGGGCCTCGTAGTCGCCTGAGCTGGTGCCATCCTGCAGTTCGACCAGCGGATTCGCCTTGATGTTGAAGTACCAGACGGGATGCTTGGGAGCACCGCCGAGGGAGGCGACGACGGCGTACTCACCGTCGTGTTCGACCCGCATCAGCGGGGTCTTGCGAATCTTGCCGGTCTTGGCGCCGACAGTGGTCAGCAGCACCACGGCCTTACCGTTGAGTTCGGTGCCCTTCGTGCCGCCGGACTTCATGTACTCCTCGGCGTTCTCGCGAGCCCAGTCCGAGGTGCTGGGTGCGTAATCCCCTGTAAGTGGCATGTAGCCAGGCTAGCGAAATCGATGCGCCGGATCCGGGGTTTCGGTTGACCGAAAACTTTTCTGAGAGCTATCGTGGACCTCATGACCACCGCCGAGCAGTTCCGCTCAGCCGTCGCCCACCCCGCATCGCGGGAGGTGACGATCGCCGGTGTGCCCTGGCCCGCCTACAAGGTGTTCGCGCTGATCGTGGCCGCGGTGGTCTTCGGTGTCGTTGGCCTGATGACGGCCAGCATGGGCGCCGGCGTCCTGACCGGCGCGGCTGTGGCCACCGTCGTATGGGTGGGTTTCGGCGTCGCGCATCGCACGCGCTGACCCTCGATCACATCAGAGTGAGCACAACCCTGTCCGGCCCCTAGGGGTCTGCGAGCATCTCGAGGTCCCACCGGGAGTCGAGGGAGTGCGCGGATGATCGAGACGGCCACGCCACGTGAGCCGGGGCCGCGCCGCGTGGAATGTCGTGACCAGCTTTGATCCGTACGCGTGGAACAACTTCGGCCACGGGCACGGGCCCGCCGAGGAGCCGCCCAGCCGGGCCGACCGGTACCGGCGTGCCGCGGAGTTCGTCGAGGTCGTCCGCGCGCTCTGGGACTCGTGGGACGACGACGCCGTGCTCGGCGACAAGGCCAGCGGGGCGTTCGGCAGGGCCTTGGCCGATCAACTGAGCGTCGATCCGGACGAGCTGGACTTGGACAGCCCGCTCCCCCGTTGGCTGCTCGAGGGCGCGGAGTCCATCACCGGCTCGCAAGGAGCCCGCAATATCGTCGTCAAGCTGGCCCGTCGCGAGAACCTCACGGTCCGAGAGATTCTCGACCGCGTGATGGACTGGCATCGTCTTGTCATCGGCACTCCCGAACAGCTCGCCGACACCATCGAGGAATGGTTCCGCTCCGGTGCCGTGGACGGCTTCAACCTCATGCCCGACGTGTTCCCCTCCGGATTGGAGCTTTTCGTCGATCACGTGGTCCCCCTTCTGCGTGCGCGTGGAATCTTCCGGCACGAGTACAGCCACACCACGCTGCGCGGCCACCTCGGCCTGCAGCGTGTGCCTGACAGCTGGGCGCGACTGTTCTCGCAGGCGGGCTGACCCGCTCACTCGCACCCGTCACCGAATTGCTGACGGGGCGAACTGATTCATCCTCATTCACCGCAAATCAGCTCGTGTCTCTCCGCGCGCGTTGACTTTTGATGCGTTGAGCCTCCTCGACTGCACGGGGACGTCTGCGGCGGGGCATCTGCAGTCCGCGGTTGCTCGTCGGTGCGGGTGTCTGCGTCGGCTGGGTTGCTTCCGACAGTGGTGCGGTGGTGGTGTCCCAGTGTGGGAACACGATGCGGCTGCCGGGGTGGGTGGTGTAGGTGTGGCCGGTCGGTGCAGTCCAGACGATGGTGCCGTCGGGGTGCTGAACGTCCGACCAGCCCTGCTCTCCGGTCCAGAATGTCTTGAGCAGGTGGTTCTTTCGGCACAGGCAGCGAAGGTTCGACGGGTGTGTCGGACCGGTTGGGTAGGCGATCGCATGGTCGATGTCGCAGAACTGCGCCGGGGTGGTGCAGCCGGGAAATCGGCAGAACATGTCCCGGTTGCGGACGAACGCCGCCAACGCCGCTGAGGGGCGGTAGCCGGGTTCGGGGTCGGTGGGTGGGGGTCTCATCGGTTTGACGGGGGCACCGTTGATCAACAGCTCTTCCAGTAACGGCTGGGGCACGATGCCGCCGCCCTGCAACACCGCCGCAGGCCGCCGGGACGGCGCGGACGGCGCTATGGGGATTTCGGGTGGTGCCGGCGGCGTTGCGGAGGTGTCGGCTGCCGGGGAACCAGCCTGGCCGCCGGCTGGTGACTCGACCTCGGTGCCGGCATTCGAGCCTGTGGGCGTCTTTGTGGCCGTCTTGGCCGCGGCAATGTTGTTGCGGGCAGCGGTGATCGCCCGTTCATCGGCCAGCACATAAATCACCGCCGCACTGCGGCTCGGCGTCACCTTGGCGCCGACGCACTCCGGATTGCCGCAGCGGCACGTCAGGGGTCCGGACTCGGCAGCTATCGCCCCTATGGCATCGGAACGGCGTTCGCCGGCGTTTCGCGGGTCATCGGCACACAGGTGGCGGGTGAGCTCGGCGAAACGTTTCTTGATCAGTGCAGCGTCGGTCTTGAGGAGCCGTCCCCACATCGAGCAGGTCCCGGTTTCGTCCTCGGGCTTGCCGAACTGCACATCCCGACCCCGGGCGGCGGCTTCGAAGGCGTCCAGGGCATCGGGATCGTATTCGGCGAGCACTTTGTCGATCGCCTGATCCAACTGGGCATCCGACATCACGCCCCACCGCCTGGCCGCAAGGGCGAGCTCACCGTCGATGGCCGCCATCGGTTCGTCGTCGATCACCATGCGGGTGCGCCAGCAGATGGTCGAGGCGGTGCGCGCGGTGATCGTCCCGGCCTGCAGCAGCGTGAAGACCCGAGGCAGGCGGGTGTGCAGGGCTTGGGCCATGTGCATCTGACCGGAGGCTTTGCGGCCGCTGATGTTCAACGCGGCGCCGATTTCGGCCGCGCAGGCATCCCAGGTGTCACAAGCCCACAGGGCGCGCTCGTCCTCATCAACGACCCGCAACTCCATCAACGCATGGATCGCAGCCAACCGACCCGCCGCGGCAGCAGCCTCCGCCCGTGCGAAACCACTGATCGCGGAGACGACAGCCACGTCGTCATCCGGATCAAACCCTGAATCGCACATACGTTCGATTGTCCAGACGGTGCCGACAAATCACCACCACAAGAGCGCCACCCTGGGGATGAAACGCCAACTGTGGATAAATCGCGTGAGAGAGCCTGGATGACCGGTGGGCCGCTACCCGAAGAACGCTTGAACCGTTGAGCGAGAGGGGGTTTGGTACTGCCAGGGCTGACTGCTAGCGCCTACCGCCAGCGCTGAGGGTCCATTACCAGCTGAGTGCCACTGCCAGTGGCCCAAGGGCGACTATGCGTACGGAACCGAAGCCCAGCGGGTCTTGAGTCACGCCTCGACAGTCGACGGCCTATGCCACGGGGATGACGCCGCACGACGTCCACGATCCAGAACGAGAATCAGCGACGCCCAGCGCGCAACACCCACGGCAACGCCGTCAGAGCCACGGCCTGAATGAGTACCACCGCGATCACCACCGCAGTCACCGACCGCTGGTACAACAGACCCGTCAGCACCCCGCCGCCGGCCAGAGCCGTACCGACCACCGCGGCGTAAACGCCGTAGGCCGTGGCCCGCCTCGGTGACGGCACCAGATCGGCGACCACCGCGCGCAGTGTCGAATCCTGGATTCCGACCGCGGCGCCCCACGCCACCGCACCGGCGATCACCAGCCGCAGGTCGGTGCTGAACCCCAATGCAGGCACGGCGGCGGCCAACAGGGGCAACACCGCCAGCACCCGGCCCCCGACCCGGTCATAGGTCCACCCCGTAATGAGTGCCGCCACCGCTGCGGCCGCCATCGCCGCGGCGTAGATGACCGGAACCCACCCCGCGCTGACTATGCCGCGCGAGACCTGGTGAAAGGACAGCACCGCGAACGTGGTGAACCCCAGCATGGTCGCCGCCGAGAACCCCGAATACACCCAGAATGACGACGAAAACCGTGGTGCGGGAGATGATTCGACGTCCACGCCTGACGCCGCAGCCTCATAGCGGGCCGGTTCCGGGACACGGGCGCGCAGCCACAGCAGCAGGGCGATCGCCGCCACGCCCGGAATCGCCAGCAACGCCATCGTCGGCCCGTACGCCCCGCCGAACACCACCAGCAGGCCTGCCACCGCGAGCGGCCCGGCCAGCGCCCCAACCTGGTCGAGCGCCTTGTGCACCGCGAACCCGCGACCCCGTCCGGTGACCGCGGCGGCATGCGAGAGCAGCGTGTCCTTGGCAGGACTGCGCACGGCCTTACCGACACGCTCGGCGATGATCAGCGCACCGGCCACCCACAACACGCCCGCGATCCCAAGGAACGGCACGGTGCACACCGTGAGCAGGTAACCCCCTATGGCCCACGCCCAGAATCGGCCCGTGCGGTCGGTCAACGGCCCCGACGCCAGGCGCAGGATCAGCGCGGCGGCCTCCCCCACACCGCTGATGAGGCCGACGACCGCGGCCGTCGCGCCCAGCGATGCCAGCAGAGGACCGGTGATCGACCGGGCGCCCTCGTAGACGACGTCGGCCAGCAGGCTCACGACACCGAAGGTGGCGACGAACCGCCACGCACTCAGCATCGGGCGGCTAACCGCCGAGGCAGCCCGGGCCCAGCAGGGCCTTCAGATCACCCATCAGCGCCGAGGACGGCGTAACACGCAGGGACTGGTCCAACTCCAGCGTGGTGATGCGCTCACCGCTGATCAACCGCAGGTGCACCTGTGAGGTCCCGGGATGCCGGGCCAGCACCTGCTTGAGCGCGGTGACCTTGTCCATGGTGCACTGCCGGGTGGGCAGGCTGACCGCCAGCGGACGGTCGGGCTGGGCGCTGGAGAAGTCGGGCACCACGAGGTCGTGCACGATCAGCGAGCGACGGTCATCGCGCACGGCCACCTTGGCCTTGAGGATCACCACGGTGTCGTCCGCCACGTCCGCGCCGTACACCGAATAGGTCTGTGGGAAGAACAGCACCTCGATACCACCACTGAGGTCCTCGAGTTGCGCTGAGGCCCAAGGGAGTCCGTTCTTGTTCACGCGCCGGTTGACCGAGGCGAGGATGCCACCGACCTGCACCTGGGCGTCGTGGGCGACGTCGCCGTCGAGGATGGCCGGGATCTGGGTGTCGACCTGGTTGGCCAGCAGGTGCGCGACTCCATCGAGGGGATGCCCCGACACATAGAGGCCGAGCATCTCGCGCTCCAGCGCGAGTTTGTGCTTGTCGTCCCACTCCTCGTCGGGCACCTTGATGGTGAAAACCGAATCCGTGCCGCCGCTCTCGTCAGCGCCGCCGAAGAGGTCGAACTGGCCCATGGCCTCGGCCTTCTTGGTGCCCAGCACCGAGTCGACGGCGTCGGTGTGCACCAGGAACAAACCCTTGCGTGCGTGCTTGAGCGAATCGAACGCGCCCGCCTTGATCAGCGACTCGGTGACCTTCTTGTTGCAGGCCGCGACGTCGATCTTGTTCAGGTAGTCCGAGAAGTCGGTGAAATTGCCCTTCTGCTTTCGGGTTTCGATCAGCGAGGCCACGACGTTGGCGCCCACGTTGCGGACCGCGCCGAGGCCGAACCGGATGTCCTCACCGACCGAGGCGAAGTTCTGCACCGACTCGTTGACGTCGGGCGGCAGCACGGTGATGCCGAGGCGACGGCAGTCGGACAGGTAGACCGCGGCTTTGTCCTTGTCGTCACCGACGGACGTCAACAGGCCGGCCATGTACTCCGAGGGGTAGTTGGCCTTCAGGTACGCCGTCCAATACGACACCAGGCCGTAGCCCGCCGCGTGCGACTTGTTGAACGCGTATCCGGCGAACGGGAGGATCGTGTCCCACAGCGCCTTGACGGCCTTCTCGGAGAAGCCGTTGGCGGTCATGCCCTCGTAGAAACCCTTGTACTCGGCCTCCAGCACCTCAAGCTTCTTCTTGCCCATGGCCTTTCGAAGCGCATCGGCCTTACCCATGGTGTAGGAGGCGACCTTCTGGGCGATGAACATGATCTGCTCTTGGTAGACGATCAGGCCGTAGGTCTCCGACAGGATGTCCTTGAGCGGTTCTTCGAGCTCAGGATGGATCGGCTTGATCGGCTGCCGGCCGTTCTTGCGGTCGGCGTAGTCGTTGTGGGCGTTCATGCCCATCGGACCGGGCCGGTACAGCGCCAGCACCGCGACGATGTCGTTGAACTCGGTGGGCTGCATTCGGCGCAGCAGGTCACGCATCGGCCCGCCGTCCAGCTGGAACACGCCGAGGGTGTCACCGCGGGAGAGCAGTTCGTAGGTCGCCGGATCGTCGAACGGCACTGCGTCCAGGTCGAGTTCAATGCCGCGGTTGGCCTTGATGTTCTCGAGCGCGTCCCCCATGATCGTGAGGTTTCGCAGGCCCAGGAAGTCCATCTTCAGCAGGCCGATGGCCTCACACGACGGGTAGTCCCACCCGGTGATGATCGCGCCGTCCTGGGGACGCTTCCACAACGGGATCGCGTCGATCAGCGGTTCGGAGCTCATGATGACCGCGCAGGCGTGCACGCCCGCGTTGCGCACCAGACCCTCCAGGCCGCGCGCGGTCTCGTAGATGGTCCGGACATCCGGATCGGTGTCGATCAGACCGCGGACCTCGGCGGCCTCCTTGTACCGCTCGTGGTTCGGGTCGGTGATGCCCGACAGCGGAATGTCCTTCGCCATGATCGGCGGGGGCAGTGCCTTGGTGATCCGGTCGGCGATCGCGAAGCCAGGCTGCCCGTAGTGCACGCGGGCCGAATCCTTCAGAGCCGCTTTGGTCTTGATGGTGCCGAAGGTGATGACCTGTGCGACCCGGTCACTGCCCCACTTCTCGGCGGCATACCGCACCATCTCGCCGCGACGACGGTCGTCGAAGTCGATGTCGATATCGGGCGCGGACGGGCGTTCGGGGTTGAGGAAGCGCTCGAAGAGCAGGCCGTGCGGAATCGGGTCGATGTTGGTGATGCCCAGTGCGTACGCCACGAGTGATCCCGCAGCCGAACCACGGCCCGGGCCCACCCGGATGTCGATGGACTTCGCGTAGTTGATCAGGTCGGCGACGATCAGGAAGTACGCCGGGAAGCCCTTGCCGCAGATGACGTCGATCTCGTACTCAGCCCGATCGGTGTACTCCTGCGGCACATTGTCGGGGAACCGCCGCTGCAGGCCCGCACGCACCTCATGCCGCAGCCACGACCCCTGGTCGTGGCCCTCCGGCACGGGGAAGATCGGCATCCGGTCGACGGGCGCCCACACCTCGTCGTACGGCGTGACGCGCTCGGCGATCAGCAGCGTGGAGTCACACGCACCCGGCACCTCGTCGTCCCAGATCGCCCGCATCTCGGCGGCGGACTTCAGGTAGTAGCCGTCACCGTCGAACTTGAATCGGTTGGGATCCGAGAGCGTCTTGCCGGTCTGGATGCACAGCAGCGCCTCGTGGTTGTGCGAATGCTCACGTGTGACGTAGTGGCAGTCGTTGGTGGCCAGCGGCGGAATGCCGAGCTTGCGGCCGATCTCGAGCAGCCCTTCACGAACCCGCCGCTCAATGGACAGCCCATGGTCCATCAGTTCGAGGAAGAAGTTCTCCGGGCCGAAGATCTCCCGCCACTTGGCGGCGGCCTCCAGGGCCTCCTGCGTATGGCCCAGTCGGAGCCGGGTCTGCACCTCACCGGAGGGGCATCCCGTGGTGGCGATGATGCCCTCGGCATTCTCGGCGATGATCTCGGCGTCCATGCGGGGCCACTTGCCGAGCTGGCCCTCGAACGACGCGAGCGACGACAGCTTGAACAGGTTGCGCAGACCGGTCGCGTTCTGCGCGACCATCGTCATGTGCAGATAGGCGCCGCTGGCCGACACGTCGTCGGCCTTCTGGCTGGGGTCGCCCCACGTGATGCGGCGGGTGTCGAACCGCGACGCGGGCGCGATGTAGGCCTCGACCCCGATGATCGGCGTGATGCCGGCGCTCTTGGCCTCGTTGTAGAACTGGCTGGCGCCGAACATGTTGCCGTGGTCGGTCATGCCGATGGCCGACATCTCCAGGCGGGTGGCCTCGGCCAGCATGGGCTTGATCTTGGCGGCACCGTCCAGCATCGAATACTCGGTGTGGTTGTGCAGGTGAACAAAGCCGCGATTACCCATAGGCCCGTCAGTCTAGAACCCCCATCCGACACCGCCCGGGTGACTCGCGGACGGTGCTGGGTGTCTCGGCGTGCCGCCCGGCGTGTCGTCGCCGGGCGGGTCCGAGACGCGGTTTTCAGGCCTCGTCGCGCAGCAGGCGCGCCATCCCCTCGGACTCCTCGGCGGTCATCTCACCGGACAGCTGGAGCGTGTCACCGTCGAGGCGCTGGCCGATCGACGGAGCCGACACGACGACCCCGCCGCGCACGAACGCGACCTGCTTGCCGATGTTGGCCGCGGTGAAGTCGGAGAACGTCTGCGCCGACTCCGGTGTCAGGGCGACCTGCACGTAGTAGGAGTTGTTCAGCGGCGACAACAGCGCCTCGGCCTGGGTCAGTTGAAGCTGCACCGCCTCGGCACTGAGTGTGAACAGCGCCGTCTTCTCGATGTCACACAACTGCACGGTCTCGGTCGGCGGACCCACCATCCCCTGCGGACACTCCTCAGGTGTGGTCATCACGGCCTTGACCACCGGACGCACGGTCAGCGGTTTGATCGACGGCCCGGCAGGCGTGGGCACCGCGGCGACCTCAGAACCCGAGGCGGACTCCGGTGAGCCGAATCCCTGCTGGATCAGCGCGGCTGAGAGGGGCACGATCATGGTCAGCCCGACCAGTGCCGCGGTCACCGCAATCCAGCGCCTGCGGCGATTGCGTGCCGCCTCGCGGCCCGCTGGGTCCGTCATCTGTTCACCTTTCGCATTCGCACCGCCCGTGGGCTGACGAAAATCTGGTGCCGAGCACACCATGGTCGCTGCCGGACAATAACTCAGCATGAAGCTGCTCTGGGCGGGACTCTTCGCCGTCACCCTCGCCGTCGCCGGAATCGGGGTGCTGCGGACCGCGCTCGACCTCCGCACCGGAGAAGTCGTGGAGCGTTCGTGTGGCCCCGCGCCGCTCGCCGAATACTGCGTCGAACGCCGAGTGCTGTCGGCCATTCCGCTGCTGCGTGAGGAACGTCGCACGGTCGAGGTGCACAGCGCGCGCAATCCCGCCCGCAACCTGTACCTGCCCGACCCGTTCCTCTCAGCGGTCACCATCACGTGGAGTCCCCTGCGAGTCACCCTCACCGACGAACTCGGCTACTCCCTGGTGCTCGACGACGGTTATCTGCGCAGGCTCCACGACTGACGGCGCGCGGCGGGCACGCCGGACGGCGTCGGTGGTGAACACCGCCAGGGCCACCCAGATCAGGGCGAAGCCGACCCAGCGGGCGGTCGGCATGGGTTCGTGTCCGACCACCACACCCCACGTCATCTGCATGGCGGGATTCAAGTACATCAGCAGGCCGAGCGTCACCAGTGCCAGGCGCTGAGCCGCGGCCGCGAAGAACAGCAGAGGGATGGCGGTGAGTGGGCCCGCCAGAACCGTCAGGACGATGTGCCAGCCGCCGTTGGACAGGAACTGACCGGTGCCGGCCCACCCGAGGACGGCGAGGTACGCGATCGCGAACGGCGCCGCAAGCCCGGCCTCCACG
The DNA window shown above is from Mycolicibacterium confluentis and carries:
- the ilvA gene encoding threonine ammonia-lyase IlvA, which gives rise to MSTELSQKHRVSPLTAADVEAAAQRISGVVSPTPLQFSDRLSQLTGGLVYLKREDLQVVRSYKVRGAYNLLMQLTPEEIAAGVVCSSAGNHAQGFALACRSMGIHGRVYVPGKTPKQKRDRILYHGGDWIELIVGGKTYDLAAEAALDDVARTGATLVPPYNDPRTMAGQGTIAVEILDQLDGEPDQVVVPVGGGGCISGIASYLAERTNSTSVLGVEPAGAASLMAALAVGEPVTLDEVDQFVDGAAVARIGAVPFEALAAAGDMVSVTTVDEGAVCTAMLDLYQNEGIIAEPAGALSVAGLLEADVEPGSTVVCLISGGNNDVSRYGEVLERSLVHLGLKHYFLVDFPQEPGALRRFLDEVLGPNDDVTLFEYVKRNNRETGEALVGIQLGAASDLEGLLDRMSDSECHIELLEPGSPAYRYLT
- a CDS encoding MFS transporter, producing MLSAWRFVATFGVVSLLADVVYEGARSITGPLLASLGATAAVVGLISGVGEAAALILRLASGPLTDRTGRFWAWAIGGYLLTVCTVPFLGIAGVLWVAGALIIAERVGKAVRSPAKDTLLSHAAAVTGRGRGFAVHKALDQVGALAGPLAVAGLLVVFGGAYGPTMALLAIPGVAAIALLLWLRARVPEPARYEAAASGVDVESSPAPRFSSSFWVYSGFSAATMLGFTTFAVLSFHQVSRGIVSAGWVPVIYAAAMAAAAVAALITGWTYDRVGGRVLAVLPLLAAAVPALGFSTDLRLVIAGAVAWGAAVGIQDSTLRAVVADLVPSPRRATAYGVYAAVVGTALAGGGVLTGLLYQRSVTAVVIAVVLIQAVALTALPWVLRAGRR
- a CDS encoding nitroreductase family deazaflavin-dependent oxidoreductase; this encodes MPLTGDYAPSTSDWARENAEEYMKSGGTKGTELNGKAVVLLTTVGAKTGKIRKTPLMRVEHDGEYAVVASLGGAPKHPVWYFNIKANPLVELQDGTSSGDYEAREVFGDEKAVWWERAVAAWPDYAEYQKKTDRQIPVFVLTPVS
- a CDS encoding HNH endonuclease signature motif containing protein, which codes for MAVVSAISGFARAEAAAAAGRLAAIHALMELRVVDEDERALWACDTWDACAAEIGAALNISGRKASGQMHMAQALHTRLPRVFTLLQAGTITARTASTICWRTRMVIDDEPMAAIDGELALAARRWGVMSDAQLDQAIDKVLAEYDPDALDAFEAAARGRDVQFGKPEDETGTCSMWGRLLKTDAALIKKRFAELTRHLCADDPRNAGERRSDAIGAIAAESGPLTCRCGNPECVGAKVTPSRSAAVIYVLADERAITAARNNIAAAKTATKTPTGSNAGTEVESPAGGQAGSPAADTSATPPAPPEIPIAPSAPSRRPAAVLQGGGIVPQPLLEELLINGAPVKPMRPPPTDPEPGYRPSAALAAFVRNRDMFCRFPGCTTPAQFCDIDHAIAYPTGPTHPSNLRCLCRKNHLLKTFWTGEQGWSDVQHPDGTIVWTAPTGHTYTTHPGSRIVFPHWDTTTAPLSEATQPTQTPAPTSNRGLQMPRRRRPRAVEEAQRIKSQRARRDTS
- a CDS encoding LLM class oxidoreductase; translated protein: MSRGRAAWNVVTSFDPYAWNNFGHGHGPAEEPPSRADRYRRAAEFVEVVRALWDSWDDDAVLGDKASGAFGRALADQLSVDPDELDLDSPLPRWLLEGAESITGSQGARNIVVKLARRENLTVREILDRVMDWHRLVIGTPEQLADTIEEWFRSGAVDGFNLMPDVFPSGLELFVDHVVPLLRARGIFRHEYSHTTLRGHLGLQRVPDSWARLFSQAG
- the treZ gene encoding malto-oligosyltrehalose trehalohydrolase is translated as MTEHEFAVWGPRPDRVQVDVDGTLYPMTRSGDGWWRATVAANPDSRYGFVLDDDATVLPDPRSARQPDGVHARSALWDAAAATWSDADWAGRSIEGAVIYELHIGTFTPGGTFDSAIERLDHLVDLGIDFVEIMPVNAFAGPRGWGYDGVLWYAVHEPYGGPDGLVRFVDACHRRGLGVLIDAVFNHLGPSGNYLPRFGPYLSSGSNPWGEGINIADADSDEVRNYILDCALRWMRDFHADGLRLDAVHALVDTTAIHILEELAAETDALSEQVGRPLSLIAESDRNDPRFITPRSHGGYGMTAQWDDDIHHALHTAVSGENHGYYSDFGSMETLAHTLRHGYFHAGTHSSFRRRRHGRPLDTSLIPGSRLLAYTSTHDQVGNRAIGDRPTAYLTDGQLAVSAALALLTPFTAMLFMGEEWAADTPFQFFSSHPEPELGEATRVGRKAEFAEHGWDADEVPDPQDEQTFLRSKLNWTEPAEDRHARMLGLYRDLIALRRKETDLTDFWLDHLGVDYDEDARWIVLRRGALAIACNLGSDSVAVPVTGDVVYAWGEPRVGSAATALDGQSFAVLRTAEEPI